The Paenibacillus sp. 481 DNA window TCCAGATAACAGCTTTGATTATGCAACAATCGGCTTTGGCTTGCGTAACGTACCGGATCTACGACAAGTGCTGCGTGAAATGCAGCGTGTTGTTAAACCGGGTGGGAAGGTCGTATGCTTGGATATGTCCAAGCCGACATGGCAGCCTTTTAAAGCGATATACTATTTCTACTTTAAACATGTAATGCCCTTGGCAGCCAAATTAATTGCAAAACGATATGAGCAGTATAAGTGGCTGCCGGAATCTTTGGTCACGTATCCGGACCATAAAGAGCTGGCGGCCATTTACCGCGAAATTGGCTTGATTGATGTAGAAGCCCATCCATTATTCTGGGGCATTGCTGCAACGCATATCGGCACGAAAAGTACGAAGGGGAATCACCATGTTTAAAAAAGTACGCATTTTTTTAGAAATGATCAAAATCGAGCATACCTTATTTGCTTTACCGTTTGCGTTTATGGGGGCTATTCTTGGGGGAATGGTACTGGAATCACGCTTTCCCACTTGGTCTGAATGGGGATGGATATTCGTTGCAATGGTCGGGGCACG harbors:
- a CDS encoding demethylmenaquinone methyltransferase yields the protein METHSPKAGKAKEQHVHQVFESIAPKYDLMNDIISFRRHKAWRNFTMKKMNVQPGDTAIDVCCGTCDWTVSLAETSGTGQIVGLDFSAHMLTYGQKKISNLGLDKQVTLVEGNAMALPYPDNSFDYATIGFGLRNVPDLRQVLREMQRVVKPGGKVVCLDMSKPTWQPFKAIYYFYFKHVMPLAAKLIAKRYEQYKWLPESLVTYPDHKELAAIYREIGLIDVEAHPLFWGIAATHIGTKSTKGNHHV